Within the Desulfobacterales bacterium genome, the region GCCCCGGCCACCTTGATCAGCTTAAAGGCCTTGATCAGCCCGGCATGGGGCAGATGGGGGCCCCGGCAGAGGTCGACAAAATCACCCACCTGGTAGAGGGTGACCGTATCGCCCTCAAGCCTGTTGATCAGATCGACCTTGTACTCCTCGCCCTTTTCCGCGAACAGGGACTCGGCCTCGGCCCTGGACACGGCCCGTTTTTCAAAGGGCCGGCCAGCGGAGATAATCTCCTGCATCCGGGCCTCGATCCGCTCGAAGTCATCAGGGGTAAAGGGTGTTTTGCAATCAAAATCATAGTAAAAGCCGTTGGCAATGGCCGGGCCGATGGCTACCTTGACCGAATCGCCATACAGATCGCGGACCGCGTGGGCCATGACATGGGCGGTGCTGTGTCTGAGGATCTCCAGTCCCTGGTCCATGGCCAGGGTAACCGGCTCCAGTTCCAGTTCCGGCACGCCAAAATCGCTCACCAGGGTCTGCAGATCATACAGGGCGTCGCCCACCCGTACGGCCACGGCCTGTTTGCGTTGTTTTTTGGAGAGCAACAGGGCAAGGGCATCGGCCAGGGTCGCCCCGGCGTCAACCTGCTTCTTGTCCCCGTCTTTTAGACAAACACTGATCTCAGTCATCTTTATATCAACGATTCCTCGGCCTTGCCCGTAAGGATCCCCGGCGCACCCCTGATCATGTACAATGCAAGTAGGCCCCGCCCGGCATAAGCCAATGTTGCATACCCAATGCAACCGCGGAGCCTACATCCCAAAAGGATATCAACACACATTCATGGTAGGCGCGGGCGGGATTGAACCGCCGACATCTACCGCGTCAGGGTAGCGCTCTCCCACTGAGCTACGCGCCTACAAAAAAAATTCTCAGGGTATTGTATCGCACCGTTGATCCGGGCCGGATTCAAGGCCAGAAACCAGGACCCTGCCGGCCAACGCGCGAACCGCAAACCAAATACCAATTCTGGTCCCTGGTGTCAAGGGGAATATGGGTCAGGGTCCCATTAAAATCCTGTGTTGTCTCCGGTATCCCGCCGGGATTCGATGGCCCGGCCCAGGGTAATCTCGTCGGCATATTTAATGTCCATGCCCATGGGAATTCCGCAGGCGAGCCGGGTCAGCCGGACCGTCTCCTTGGACAGCCGCTGGGCCAGGTAGGAGGCGGTCGCCTCGCCGGGCACAGTGGAACTGGTGGCGATGAGTACCTCCTTAACCTGGCGGCGCCTGATCCTGGCGAGCAGGGTATCGATCTTGATCTCCTTGGGTCCGATGCCGTCCACAGGCGATAAAACCCCGTGCAGGACATGGTACTGGCCGCGAAAAGCCCCGGTCTTTTCAATGGCCATCAGGTCGCCGGGGTCCTCGACCACGCAGACCTGGTCGGCACGACGCCTGGGATCGGCACAGATGGCGCAGGGGCTGGTCTCGGAAAAAATAAAACAGTTCTCGCACAGCCGGATCGAACCATGCAGTTCAGCAAGACTCACAGCCAGGTCCCGGGCCGCGGCGGCAGGGTGGCGCAGGATGTACAGGGCCAGCCGGGTCGCGGTTTTACGACCAATGCCCGGCAGGCGGTTGAGTTCCCGGATCAGGCAATCCAGGGCCGGAGGGACGACATACATGACCGGAGCGCCTTTTTAAAAGAGACCGGGAATATTGAGCCCGCCGGTCAGCTGCCGCATCTGGTCCTGGAGCAACTCCTGGGACCGGCGAATGGCGTCGTTCACCGCGGCGATCACCAGGTCTTGGAGCATCTCCGCCTCCTCGGGCTTGATCAACTCCGGATCAAT harbors:
- the recR gene encoding recombination mediator RecR; this translates as MYVVPPALDCLIRELNRLPGIGRKTATRLALYILRHPAAAARDLAVSLAELHGSIRLCENCFIFSETSPCAICADPRRRADQVCVVEDPGDLMAIEKTGAFRGQYHVLHGVLSPVDGIGPKEIKIDTLLARIRRRQVKEVLIATSSTVPGEATASYLAQRLSKETVRLTRLACGIPMGMDIKYADEITLGRAIESRRDTGDNTGF
- a CDS encoding YbaB/EbfC family nucleoid-associated protein; translation: MDISGMMKQAQELQRKMQEIKEQAGAMTVTSSVGGGMVSATMNGRQELISITIDPELIKPEEAEMLQDLVIAAVNDAIRRSQELLQDQMRQLTGGLNIPGLF